The Vespa velutina chromosome 17, iVesVel2.1, whole genome shotgun sequence genome segment TAAGATCAAATCAATACTTTGAGGATAcattttatctcttatcaAGATCGAAGCTAAGCTACCTATCTACTTTTCCCTCTTAGCTTtaccatttttcatttatttatgtttttcacGTCGGATCTTGTGTACTCGTCGATATAACGTATCCgtagacacatacatacatgttcGTCGTAACTCGAGCGTACCGAGACACACAGTGCGTAATCAACAAACCTATTCCCAAGCGTGTCCTTTCTAACGCACAAGCCCGTTCTAACTTTTGCTTCGAAGGATCATGTCCCGCGGGCATCGTTGCACGTTCTACCAGACTATCTTCCTTCCCGTAcattgtttttcctttctctaatCCAAGGTATCGATTCGCATTGTCCTCGCTTTGATGTTCCTTTCCTAACCTTATGTGGTCGAAGTCCTGTCTCGTTTTAttctaagataaaataatcattaatatgtaTTGACTTGTTTATCTGAtcggataaataataaaacgatggCTTTGATCTAAGTCATTTgctcttttatactttttataataattgtaagcAACATGGAGTGTACGTCAGAAAGATTATGATTAAGAAGAGATAACAGAGCTTTACATAAGATTTCTAATCTAGTTAATCGTCTGATctgtttattatttcgtttcagGCGTCATAGTGACACCAGTGGTATACTCGGCACAAACATTAACCGGTGCCCTAATAGGAACCTGTCTTTTCTCATTGGTCGCTGGTTTCGCATCCGGTTTCTGGTTTTCCCAAAGACTACGTGGTACTCCTTATCCAGAACCATCTGAACAACGTCAACAATTGAACCGATTAACAGAGAGTTCGGAATCACCTGGTTTCAACAACAAATCCATCAATCTTGTTCTGAACGTACCACCGAAAAATCCAAATGGTAAAAACGCGAATTCATCGGCGGAGAATAAGCCGGTGCAGAAGGTGAAGAAAACGTACATATGATACAGAAGGCGACAAAGAGCCGTTTGAGGCTTATCATCACAGGATCCCACGGACTTCGGTACTTCCTCCTCGTCCTTCGACCTCGCCGAGTCGGACGATcgaaacgacgacgaggaggaggaagaggacgaggaagaggaggacgatgacgatgacaatgacggcgataatgatgattacgATGAAGGTGGTGAATGCAACGAGGagagaaacgatagaaaaatagaagataggAAAAACATCAAGGAAGAATTAGCGAGTTATTGCATTCCCAATCAACGATCATCAATTTCCTCTGGCATCGTCGAGTCCTATGATAACAAAAACGAGCCGTGGGTTCCTCTCGAGTTCCTCCTATCTTCATCGAAAGAAACAACAGACCTCTTTGATGCGCGATATCATCCGTACCAACAATCACACAATCATCGTGTCGTTCCTCGTCAAGAATCAAGAGGAGGACCATTGCGGAGtgtaggaagaggaggaggaggaggagagggcaAAGAGTTGGACTATATCGAAACGGTTATTAGCACGAATCCTAACAATTGTCCTCGTAAACGTAGCGACAGTAACAGCAGTAGCAACAGTAGCAACAGCGCTATGACAACCATCAGTACCAATTCGAACGATCTCCTTCGCAAACTACGCCGTAATTCGGCGACAACCAACTCAGCGTCCTTCGTATTTGATCTCGCCCAAACAAGTGATCCCTCAAATCCACGCGACCAATATATGGTACCAACGCGAAATCCTCGCGAACTCAACGAGAGGATCCTATCACTTTTCAATCCACAATTTTTACCAAACTTCAATGACATGGTTAGATACATGGCAGCGTCCCAGCAGGAGCCGAGCAATTCTCGAACTACTTCGAGATCAATCAACACTGAAACTCGTCTCTTCAGGCATACTAATCGCCGAAGGAAACGAAATAGCATCAATGATTCTATGCTCTTTCGCCAGGGACTGGTCTATCAGGTGCCACGTGACAAATGAACTGTTGATCCACGAATATCGACATAAAGTACGAGAATGTTCcgaaatcgatatataataaacatatattcgtatatacgtatatatatatgtgtgtgcgtgtgtatttatgtatatatatatatatatatatatatatatatatatatatatcgaaaaatcttAAATCTTACGTcgcaaaaattattaaaatacatacatacatgcgtacatacatatatgtatatatatatatatatatatatatatatatatatatatatatatatatatatagatagataactATGAGGTGTAATTATCGTACGATACGTAGTGTCAACGTTACCTGATTACGGCGAGATGTGATTTTTTCGTGTTGGTTCGATTTCTTCGAATTTGAAATatgggaaaggaagaagagaataacaaatagaagaaaaaaaagaagaagaagaagaagaagaaaaagaagaaaacaaaatgctACGTCTCCTTCCGTGAAGAAGCTGGGATAATTtcgatgaagatgatgaagatgaagaatgaGAAATGATCTTCCGTCGTAGGACGCAACAACGTGGGAATAACGAactatttttttaaactaatACTCTCGACGATTcgttctccctccctccctctctctttctctctctttctctctctctctctctctttctctctctctgtctctgtctctgtctctgtctctgtctctgtctctgtctctgtctctgtctctgtctctgtctctgtctttgtctctgtctctgtctctgtctctgtctctgtctctgtctctgtctctgtctctgtctctgtctctgtctctgtctctgtctctgtctctgtctctgtctctttcctaCCCctccctttatctctctcccttttttaaaCCACTCTCTTATCGAATGATCTTCTTTTCGTCGTTGGTTCGTTCGTTTGACGTCATTTAAGATAGACGTCAATCTCATTAAATGGGATCCATGTCGAGAGTAACATTCTCATTTTCCGTTTCTCGGTAGAAGACAGCGAACGGAATCTAGGACGAAGGACAACATTCGAAGGAATGAAATGAACTGAACTGAACTAAAATGAATTGAACTGAACAGAACTGAACTGTAAGGATGAGAAggacgtatgtatttatctatatacatacgttatcGTCGTTTCTCGATGTGTACCGTTGTACTAATGTGATATGGATCAGAATATATAGTACTGTTGTGTGTTCGTAGAAGTGGCCTGTGTGTGTTTTGTATAGGTGCTTAAATAAGAAtactaaatgaaaaagaaaaagaaagaaagaaagaatgagagagagagagagagagagagagagagaggaggggaaataaaaagaagaaaaagaagaacaaacataagaaaaaaatggaaataaaataaaattgttatgcGTAGTAGAGACATTACTAATGAGCATTCGCGCGAGACGAGGCGTGCCTTCCGTTGTACTAATTGTTGGCAAATTTTCTTGTACAGATCGATAGAAagccagagagaaagagagagagagagagagagatagagagagagaaagataaagagagagagagaaagagagagataaagaaacgaatagaagaggattatgaaaaaagagatttcgtcgagtgagtatatatatatatatatatatatatatatatatatatatacatatatatatatatatatatatatattagggcaAGTGCCTCATTTAAAAAGTGTATCGTTCGAGATATATTACGTAGAGAATGGAACGAtgaatgagataaaaaaagagaaagagagaaagagagagagagagagagagagagagagagagagagagagatatgaagaaagaatgaagggaaaaagaaagagactttAGAGAGACTAATTTTGGTACTGTTGTGCACTTATTAATGTGCTGTGAATAACGGATAAGTGGGTTTtacgaagaaggagaagattgatgaaagaagaggaagaaagatagaagataaagaagtgaaagaaaatcCGAAACGGAGGCACACACGCACGTACGATTCCTTTGATTCGTCGCGAACTCCCGTGTTCCTTTTCACGATactttcgatttaaaaaaaaaatatatacatatatatgtatacatatatacgtatattaagaaaaaaaaacatcaatTCGCGCGCGCGATTCCTTCGAAAGGATTCGTGAAAATTCATGGCGAGAATAGAGTCTTTATAACGTGCTTTAGATACGATGCCTTTGACAATGGCGCAAATCggtatttttaatcgaatattataatagatacTCGTTAAATTGCGGTAATATTTGCGTTGTGTTTTAATCGCGGTTTATAGACGGAGTGCCTgagataacaaaagaaaatttaacaaaacaaaagcgtgaaacgaaacaaaataaaaaaaaataaaaataaataaaaaagcaaaaaaaaagaaaataaataaaaataaaaggagaagatatgaacaataaagaaaaaagagccgagacaaagaaagaataaaaaaaaaaaaagaaatgaaaaagaaaaaaaataggagaagTCAACGAGGAAATTTTTTGTCAGCTCGAAATCAttgttaaaaatgaaacttCTACGAGGGATCACATTtgtttagtatttttattat includes the following:
- the LOC124955258 gene encoding myelin transcription factor 1-like protein translates to SQDPTDFGTSSSSFDLAESDDRNDDEEEEEDEEEEDDDDDNDGDNDDYDEGGECNEERNDRKIEDRKNIKEELASYCIPNQRSSISSGIVESYDNKNEPWVPLEFLLSSSKETTDLFDARYHPYQQSHNHRVVPRQESRGGPLRSVGRGGGGGEGKELDYIETVISTNPNNCPRKRSDSNSSSNSSNSAMTTISTNSNDLLRKLRRNSATTNSASFVFDLAQTSDPSNPRDQYMVPTRNPRELNERILSLFNPQFLPNFNDMVRYMAASQQEPSNSRTTSRSINTETRLFRHTNRRRKRNSINDSMLFRQGLVYQVPRDK